A window of Phragmites australis chromosome 15, lpPhrAust1.1, whole genome shotgun sequence genomic DNA:
AGGGAGTACCATAGAAGGCAACAAATTGCTGCTTCTGAGTTTCAATTTGGTGATACATTTCCAGCACTGGTCATCCATCAAATAGTCACCTAATGCAGACAAGTATCATTGTTAGGACCAACAGAAAAGCATAAAAGGATCCTGAGATTTTTTGAGTCCTAATGAAAGGGATATTTAGATTTTTCCAGCTAAAATCACCAGATCAGTTATATACTACAGGGGTGATCTTTTGCATAGCAACACACTGCAAGCCTAAGCACGAGAGGGGTTATAAGACATAGTAACCATGTAGGACAGAGGAAAAGGTATTCTAGCATTTTTCAGTCCTGCTTAACTATCATATGGAAAGTTTTGGTCTTATCTTCATCAGCAAGCTCCTTCAGAACTTCGTCATCAATTGCAGTCACACGGTTTTGCGATGGATCGTCAACGTAACTCCCAAAGAAGACCATTTTTGCAATCCAAGCTTTCCTCCTGTTGCTGTTATATTTATCTTCCTCCCATGTCCCAGATGCCACAAGAAGGTACACATACACCATTCTCTCCTGGCCAGGCCGGAATGCCCTTGCAATCGCCTGCCTTGTCTTCGAATGGTTCCACTCTGAATCGAGCATGACCAATCTTGATGCACCGGTCAAACTGATACCCTCGGCACAGGCTGTGGTTGAAGCAATAAGCACCTTCCTATTTCCTTTTCTGTCACCGTTGAATTTATCCATGACATCCGAGCGCACAGGCAGCTCTTGATCACCTTGCAGCACTAGGACTTCCTCCCCAAGACGCCATCCAAAGGTAATCTCTATCAGCTTGACGAGAAAGTTTATCGGGGACACATTGTGGCAAAATATCAGCACCCTCTCCCCTCTGAATGAGGACTTGTGCAGAAGATCAATCACAAACTTTGCCTTGCAACCAACAGTGAAGTTTGTCTTGTACTTATCCACTCTAGCTACTTCTGCTGGACTAAAGTAAGTGCTAGCACACTTGGTTGTTTTTATAAGCCAAGGATGGATAGAAGCAATTGTGGTAAGCAGTTCAACCTCCAGAGGGTATCGGACATTGCCTGACAAGGGCGTTGTTAGTTTTGCCAGTACCTCTTTCTGGATGTCAGTGGGTTTCATGAAAAGGGTATACACACATATCCCTGGAAGATTGTTCAGCTTTGTCCCTTCAAATGAATCGATGAATCCACGGGTAAGCTTGTTTAATAAAGAGATGCCATCGATTCTGTCATGTTTGCTGCTCGACTCAATCCTTTGGCCCACTCTTTCCACAAAAATATGCCTCGCCAATGCTTCTTGGTGTTTACCCGTCCTGCTACGTGTTCCCTTTTCCGATTCTGGAACTAGCGCGGTCATAACATCATTGACAAAACGAGGTCTGGCCAAAGATAAGGTGTTGAAATACTCTTCAAAGTTGTTCTGAAAGACTGTACCGGACAGCAGTATTCTAAATTCAGTCTTCACCTTCAACAGTAGCTTTCTCAACTTTGATTTGGTGCTTCTTGGGTTGTGCCCCTCATCAAGAATCAATAGCCCAGGGTTGTTCATCAAAATTTTCGCCATGAAGGCCCGATGCAGCAGTTTTGAGTCTTCTTTAGTAAGCGCTAGGAAAGACGAGTATGTCATGAGGAGAATGCTTGGGTGCTCATGCCACTTGCATAATTTGTCCAGGCAATCCATAATCCGCATCATTTTCCAGGATGGTCGCTGAAAGTTCTTCAAAACCGCTTGCGTTTTCGAACTAAGAGTCCCCATTGGGTTGCCTCTTCCATTAGAGTGATGGAGCACATGTAAAGGAAGTGAAATGCCCCATTTCTCAAACTCTCTCCTCCATGTATGGATTGCAGCTTTTGGAGTAAGGACCAATGGTCGGCTTCTTGGGTGAACTTTCAAGTAACTGACAAGAAATGAAATCAGCAGCAGTGTTTTTCCAGCCCCAGGAGTATGCGCAACCACACAGCCACCTCTACAAGCTGTAGAATTATCCATTTCCTCAAGCTGTAATGATCCTGCCAAGTTTTTCCATATAAATTCAAACGCTTTCCTTTGGTGAGCAAGTAGCTTTGGTTCAAGATCAGTGATTGAAGTCCACACATTTCCGGATCCCATGAATTCTGAGAACTCTGGTGCACAGATTTCAAGAAAAGAAGAGTGAAGGACATGATCATCCTGACAAAAATTGCTCCGTTCAGGCCTCTCGTAGTCCTTACCAGTGAACTGCACAGGATGAAAATATGCATCCAGTAAATAATGGGGTCCAAAGTAAaaataaagggaaaaaaaatgctCGTCTGATTAATAATTTGAAGCTACCATTGGTGGAAAGATATGCTTTGCCTCAATGCATACAACATTACACAATCTGCAGGTTAGACCAAGTTGCTCATCCAGTATGCAGTCATGATGACAGTGTTCATCTACTCTTCTTCCTAAATCAGTATTTCTCTCATGAACAGCTTCTGAATCTGGTATCTGGAAGTCCAAACTTGTTATCGTACAACCACAAAAACAAAAAGTAACAGTTTCCAAATAAAGGACATGAAGAAGTAATTTATGGAAGTATGATTGCTTGCCATGGAATTCTAATAAAATTCATTGATCGATGATCTTGTGGAAAACCTCATTTTACACCATAACAGGAATAGCAGCCAGTCCAAATGATCAAACACAACAAAATATATCTATGGTATAACATGTTTAACATTGAAAACTAGCTTGTGATGAATAAATTTATGTAAGAGGACATGCAAACTAGTTTTCAGTTCCAGACTTCTAATGATGGGGTTTTCAATTTTATAATCCAGATTGGGTAAGTAAAATAGCACATGTTAAGGATGTATCCAGTAAAATAAGGTGATTTACTTattgatgaaataatttttaaaagatTATTAGAAAAACATAACACTCAATGTTTCAAACATAGATTTGTTAGAAATGTTGCATCCCTTTTGTGACTGTACTCGAATGTCTCTTGAGATATCACACTACTATCTGCAGTAATGCCATTTTGTACTTTGAACAACGACACCCAGTCACCCACCAATTTATCAATAGCAGGATCGAACTACctttagaaaaaaaagggaaactgTTTGTATGTTCCCAAACTTAAGCTCATTTCACAAGTAAGTTAAACAACTATAAAAGAAAATCATGCACCTGCTTTTGCTCAAGAAGTGCTAGTGTAGCCAATGAATAATCCATTTCTTTCCACAGTTCTTCAAGCTCATCCTTCTCCTCTTGACTATGAGCGGACGGCCATGTAAAATCTTCTT
This region includes:
- the LOC133892007 gene encoding SNF2 domain-containing protein CLASSY 1-like, with translation MLKGSTGHLSHPIGAIPFEAFHNGSWHGVNSVRIRNGGLFVNFVHSGSTVEHNVGGDYLRLHSRRATCFDCSHVLKPGSDVCVWQATSRGETQSSVLLCHDARLIKIKRNHHTDRCLCLFAVIFYKDQCPGSKEKVITDRITEVATIGHVFILQKLQSEELQDGSVQWNSSEDCFHHNRSKLLSARFSAEVTYLIVLSSLRGMEFNIKVVEGKIIYQIIKGDRARYSVDSMSIPPGFGKNMEIISFQPRDEALRPRIRTVPIIRVKKHNLTEDGCITVKGELDSAQDVEILHEHVDLRRSKRLKTQPDRFTSYDAPNFNRTYKKKEENASSTKNDSSQRAMSWDSLMQGESSDEDVLGNAKGKQTVFRSFTVNEYPSPMEGQQKNPTKTTQCSLPKKEKPNFVEIENSTTEQGCPDSHIPHTPAKNKEKCNHPASSFRPKSFTSSRSIDANSEPAFCQKRGRKRKKHMREREYKQMIDQCIGNIQSEMEKDSDFELDVQMLNCSGHAYREEDFTWPSAHSQEEKDELEELWKEMDYSLATLALLEQKQIPDSEAVHERNTDLGRRVDEHCHHDCILDEQLGLTCRLCNVVCIEAKHIFPPMFTGKDYERPERSNFCQDDHVLHSSFLEICAPEFSEFMGSGNVWTSITDLEPKLLAHQRKAFEFIWKNLAGSLQLEEMDNSTACRGGCVVAHTPGAGKTLLLISFLVSYLKVHPRSRPLVLTPKAAIHTWRREFEKWGISLPLHVLHHSNGRGNPMGTLSSKTQAVLKNFQRPSWKMMRIMDCLDKLCKWHEHPSILLMTYSSFLALTKEDSKLLHRAFMAKILMNNPGLLILDEGHNPRSTKSKLRKLLLKVKTEFRILLSGTVFQNNFEEYFNTLSLARPRFVNDVMTALVPESEKGTRSRTGKHQEALARHIFVERVGQRIESSSKHDRIDGISLLNKLTRGFIDSFEGTKLNNLPGICVYTLFMKPTDIQKEVLAKLTTPLSGNVRYPLEVELLTTIASIHPWLIKTTKCASTYFSPAEVARVDKYKTNFTVGCKAKFVIDLLHKSSFRGERVLIFCHNVSPINFLVKLIEITFGWRLGEEVLVLQGDQELPVRSDVMDKFNGDRKGNRKVLIASTTACAEGISLTGASRLVMLDSEWNHSKTRQAIARAFRPGQERMVYVYLLVASGTWEEDKYNSNRRKAWIAKMVFFGSYVDDPSQNRVTAIDDEVLKELADEDKTKTFHMIVKQD